The window aagctggcaggggtaATGgcctcagaggtaatttcagctcatcaggtggcagtcccaaggaggTCTCTGTCATCCAAACTGTCACAGGGGGATGCACTCAAGAGACACTTTGCCTGGGAAGCGAGACAAACAACAGGAGGAGGAGCAACAGGCATGTCAGAGGTCAGGCCTCTGGAAGCTGGGCAGTCTGCTGTGGGGGActtggagagaggggagtccgggTTGTCCAGCCCACGGTCCCCCAAGATGGAgtttgctgaaagtcactgatttctgtgctaacaagctctgttctacactCTGTTCCTTtgataaataaaccttctgttttacacactGGCTGAAAGTCACGGCTGACTTCAGAGTCgatgtgcagggccctctggcttccccacaaACTCCTCTTTCATCGTGGGGGTTTCACCGTGACTCGGATGATGCAGGGGTTGGCGGCGATGACTCGGCAGGCGATGGTGTTCTCTCCGCTGTCAGCCAGGCTTAGGGAGGCTCAGGGAGGGCCCAGGAGAGCcggagggtgggcgggggggcTGATTTGCTTCACTGTGGTGAAATTCTTTGTCTTGTTCTTGCTGCTGTGATCACAGATCTATGGGTGAGGGAGCACGAGAAAGGAACCAGCCTCCCTCAGCCCTTGCTAATGCCAGAATCCAGGCCCCAGTCATGTATACCAGCCCCCACCTCTTCACTGCCAGGgcaccagctccctcctgccctcctgcTTCTCCAGCAGTTCACCGCACTGCCTGACAGCTGGGCCGACTGTGACATCATCGATGACATCTTTGTGAGCAGTAATGTCATTGGCAGCCCCTACCTCCCTGCTCCCCGAAACGGACAGACCCAGGAAAGTTGCTGATCCAtcggagagggctcagagaagagccacgggaacgattaaaggattagaaaccctGCCTGATAGTGATGGGCTCAAAGAGCCCAGTCAGTTCAGTTTAACAGAGAGAAAGTTAAGTCTGATCACAGTGTGTAAGTACCAACACAGGGCACACACATATAACAACAGGCTCTTCTCCCTGGCAGAGAAAGGTCTCACACAGTCCAatgctggaagtggaagctagacacaTTGAGACTGGGAATTAAGTGGAGATTTCTAACAGTGAGAGGAaaaaaccattggaacaatttataagggttgtggtggattctctatcattgACCATCGTTCAATCAAGGCaggatgtttttcttaaatttaggctctgggaattatttgggggcaggtctcCAGCCTGTGAGATGCAGAGGATCAGACTGCATGAGCATAATgttgccttctggttttggaaTTAGTGAATCAGTGAATAATGGGGATGCAAAGCCTCCAATGGGCCAGTTCCCCGGTCAGATTCTCCTTGGCCTTGGTGTGATGTCTAGTTTGTAAGTTCCTCAGTATAGGGATCACGTCTCAGTTTGGGAAGTGTCTGGCACAGACCTTTGGGCCCCACTGGAAACAAgattaaataataatatgcagctgttcatcagtggatctcaaagcagtctATAAAGGATGTCAGtgtcattatttccattttacagaaggggaaactgagttaCAGGGAGGCAAAGTGATTTGCCAAACGTTCTCCAGCAGGGTAGTGTCAGAGTGTGGAAACAGAaagcagatctcctgagtcccaccccATATTCACAGCCTGTATGGATGTCATCCAGGGTCTACATCTCTCTGCCCCTTCGtgcatcagtaactggttaaaatataggaaataagggggaataaatggtccatttcacaatggagagaggttaacagtggggtcccccaaggatcctgTACTGGGACCAGCGTTGTTCAATACATtccttaatgatctggaaaacagagtaacagtgaagtggcaaagtttggaggATACACACAATTTTTCAAGATAGTTTAATCCAAAGTTGAATGAGAAaagttacagagggatctcactgGGCAACGAAATGGTCAATTAAATTCAGCATTGATAAGTGAAAAATgaggcacactggaaaaaatcatcctaaatacacatatataaggatgggatctaaattagctgatacCACCCAACCAAGAGATTTTGGAGCAGTCATAGGGTAGTTCTTTGAAAATTTCTTCTCTATGCACAGCAGTAGTCAAAAAGGCCAATAGATCGTTAAGTACCATTAGGATATGGATAGAAAATGTTAtactgccactatataaatccatagtacggcCACACCttcaatagtgtgtgcagttctggtacccaaactcGGTAAAGATATAGTGTAACTTGAAAAGGctcagagaagggcaagaaagACAATTAAGGGTACAGAatggctttcatatgaggagagactaaaaagacttggaccgttcaacttagaaaagagacaactaaggggggttatgacagaggtctataaaatcatgactggtgcagaaaaagtgaatagagaaatgttattttctttttcacacaatgcaaaaacCAGGGCAGCTGGTTTAATACAGAAAAaagaatgtatatttttttaatggaacacagagctaacctatggaactcactgccaggggatgttgtgatgggaaaggattgaaaaattcttagataagttgatgggggataggtccatcaatggctattagccaagctggACAGGGATGCAAGCCCATGCTGCTGGTGTCCCAAAACCTCTGCCCACCagaagcagggatgggaagacagggatggatcacacagtgattgccctgttctgctcactcccctgaagcacctggcatttgtcactgtcggaagacaggacactgggctagatggaccatttgtctgtcCCAGTAGATGCCTTTTTGTATGTTCTCTCTGCTGTCTCCCTGAGGAGACTTGTAGCTGGCTTCCATGCTGGCCCCAAAATGTGTTCACTTTGCCAATTAGGAAATTGAggaggaaagaaactttcccaaggtgacacagcaggtcaATGCTAGAATGAACGCTAGAGCTCCCGTCTCCCAATGTGCAGCACAGTGCACTTCCCATGGCTTTATTGCACGTCCCCtttggctgctgctctccttggCCATTAAGAGTGCAACTCGGATACAGCTTGTCACAGAGGAGCACACACCGTGCTCTCGCTCTCACAAAGTGATTTTATCTTTatgctttcttgttttgttgtttcccttcaaCTTAGAACAAGACTCACTCCGTCTGGCTGTTTTCTGAGGGAGGGCGCTGTGCTATTACAGCCATGTgtgccccaggatattagagagagaaactGGGTGTGGAAAAAGCTTTCATTGGACTCAAATTCTGTTGACGAGAGAGACTTTCAAACTTACTCTGTGGAAGTACATAATAAAAATATCCCTATAGTTCCAATGAAAACTTGTGCTTAATTTTCAAGTCCCAGAGCATTTTCTGTGTCCTGAtttagctcagcagggagctTCCCCTGCACCACCGATGAAACACATTGATCACCCGtttcaggatctcttttgttTTCAACCCATAaacgatggggtttaacatggggggaatGATCACATAGAGGTTGGCCAGCAGGATGAGAATATAACCTGGGATGATGTGCCCAAATCGGCGTGCAAAAATGAGGAAAAAGACCGGTGTGTAGAACACCAATAtgacacagaggtgggagctgcaggtgcgaATAGCCTTGAGCCGGGCATCATTCGTTGGGAGCTGGAAAACGGCCCTGAGGATCAGCCCATAAGACAAAGCAATGAGCACAGCATCCAAACCAATTACTAAAATAGCCGTAGCTACGCCATACCAGATACTGACTGTGATGTCGTCGCAGGCCAGCCGGACTATGGCCATGTACTCACAATAGGTGTGAGGCACGAGGTTGgttctgcagaacttcagctgcttCACGAGAAAGATGACAGGGAAATTGAAacagaaacttcttgtgacaACTGCCAGCCCCAACTTCCCAATCACAGACTTAGTTAGTATCATGGTGTATCTCAGGGGGTCACAGATGGCAATGTACCGATCAAATGCCATGGCCAGTATGATGGCCGACTCGGCCAGAAAACTgacatggatgaagaacatctgggtcaggcaggcagcaaaagaaatttccaCCGCTCCAAACCAGAATACAGCCAACATCTTAGGCACTGCCGTGGTAGATAACAGCAgatcagcagcagccagcatggacaggaatagatacatgggctcatggaggcttcgTTCTGTTAGTATGATGAATAGTAGGAGACAGTTTCCAAAAAGTGTTGCAACGTACATCAGACAGAAGggaatggagatccagacatgagaCTCCTCCGTTTCCGGGATGCCAGTCAGGATATAGGTCACTGGGGCAAAAAAGGTGTGATTGTAAGCTGGCATCATGTGCTATCATTTGGATTTTCTGTTCAGTTTCCTGTAACTAACAGCAAAAGAGACAATCAGTGGAAGGTGAGTGTCGGCTAGGACTGGACTGCACTTGCTACAGTGTGATGGGTTCCACCAGGGGAACCACATGGAACTGGGGTTTCATTGAGCCCTCTGACCCCCCAGTCTGTGCCcccctcacactgtgctgctgtgacaagctgcagacctgctccccatcttacacttacaccagcatccacacacgtagggacacacccagctgcagttacacgcAGGCTctaaccagccactgcatgaaccaacaatagaaaggctgcagccaaattaaccaccagcttcccagattCGTACCCccactggagtgtaaacccaaaatgttaCAGTCTCACCCTACACtgagaactgtacagcgtaagctcatagaATTCGCCCCCTCCCTGAATGTGGAAAGGAATATACGACAGCCTCTGCCAGTCGAGCTATGATTTTCCCAGGCGCTTCATTCCAACTCACTTGTTTAGATAAAGCCAAAACTAGTTTATTAAATACCAAAATAGATTTTTAGTGATACgaagcagatcaaagcagattacctagcaaataaacaaaaatgcaacctAAGCTTCGTATAAAATCTTAGAATctatttttgtagttaataaact of the Gopherus flavomarginatus isolate rGopFla2 chromosome 1, rGopFla2.mat.asm, whole genome shotgun sequence genome contains:
- the LOC127044365 gene encoding olfactory receptor 52B2-like; protein product: MPAYNHTFFAPVTYILTGIPETEESHVWISIPFCLMYVATLFGNCLLLFIILTERSLHEPMYLFLSMLAAADLLLSTTAVPKMLAVFWFGAVEISFAACLTQMFFIHVSFLAESAIILAMAFDRYIAICDPLRYTMILTKSVIGKLGLAVVTRSFCFNFPVIFLVKQLKFCRTNLVPHTYCEYMAIVRLACDDITVSIWYGVATAILVIGLDAVLIALSYGLILRAVFQLPTNDARLKAIRTCSSHLCVILVFYTPVFFLIFARRFGHIIPGYILILLANLYVIIPPMLNPIVYGLKTKEILKRVINVFHRWCRGSSLLS